The following DNA comes from bacterium.
TACTCGTTGTGGATGTCCAGGATGAAGGCGCTGTTTTTCTTCGCATGGAACCCCGCGCCCAGCATCACCTGGCTCGGGTGGCCGGTCAGGGCGACCTGCGAGCCCTCCTCCAGAACCCAGCCCTCGCCCACGCCCATCTCGGCCAGGTCCTCGGCCTCCATGGCGTAGCACGGGCTGAACTCCACGAATGCCTTGGCCTCGCCGGGGCGCAGCACGCTGAACACGTGGTCGCAGGCGGATTTGAGCGTCTCCTGCTTGGCCGCCTGCGCCCGGTCGCCCAGGGCGGCGATACTGTCGCAGAGGGAGTCTATCTCCAACGTGGCGCGGGCGGCGCAGGCCTCTTCAATCTGGTCCTCGACGGCACGCACCTCAGCGTGGAACGCGGCGCCGCGGGCGGCCGGCTCCACCATCTCACGCATCAGGCGCTGCAGGTCGAGCAGGCAGCCCTCCACGCTCTGGGTGGCCAGGCGCGCGCCCTGTCGTTCCAGCCAGCGCATGTTACGCGTGCAGAGGGCGCGGATCACAGTGGCCGGGCTGTCGCGGCCGACCGAGTTCTTGGTGGGCATGAACTGCTCGGCGCGCAGGATCTCTTTCACATCCACCTTGCCCTTGGGCACCTGGCGGATGATGTGGAAAGCGAAGGACTCGAACTTGTTGCCCACGGCGCGCCCGCCGTTTGCGGTCTTGACTGTCTTGCCCGCGTACATCTTGAGCGGCAGGCGGACCACCGCCTCCATCTCGGCCAGGTCCATCAGGAACACGTTGACATCCCCGTGCTCGAACAGCAGGCGGCTGGGGTCGCCGGGCTGGGTGCGCCGGGCCAGGGCCTCGGGGAACTCGTTGTATTCGATCTTCTCCAGGTTCTCCTGCCGGTCCACGTGCACGATCATGCCCACGCGCTCCAGGGCGAAAGCTTTCTTCACCACGCCGAACGTGAGCCGCGCGCCGCGCAGCACGTGGCTTCCCAGCATGCGCGGGGTGATGATGTCCGCCACGGGGTTATCGACGTTGGAAAATCCCACCACCTCGATCCCATCGGCGTCCAGGCGCTCGAAGATGTTGCGGCCGCCCTTGTAGCCGGGGCCGCGCATGGCCTTGAACATCCCGCCGTTGCCGTTGCCGCTGAACACCAACCGGCCCTCGCCGTTGTAGGGGATGATCCTGCCGTCGTTGTCCAGCACCGGGTTCATGCCGTGGTCGAACAGTACCATCGCTTTTTCGAGCTTGGGGAACAGCTTGTGCGTGGTGATCGTGGTGAGCGAGGCCTCGCGGGTTTCGTCGCTGAGCATGAAAATGAGCACGGGCATGCGCTGCACCCGCGCCCCGATGGCCAGGGCCTGCTCCATGAACAGGCCGTAGAAAGTCTTGCCCAGCACCGGGGTGATCGGGAGCTGACCCTTGGCGCAGTCGGCGTCGAACTCCTTCATCTGCTCATCAGCCACCTTGTAGCGGCGCTTGAACGGCAACGAGGCGTAAATCTCGGGCAGCATCTTGACCAGGCGCGAGCCGCTTCCCCCGGCCGGCACGAGCCAAGCCACCTTGCCCTCGATCAGGCTCTGGCGGCCGGCCTCCCAGTCCGTGAGGCTGTCGTCCTGCTGCGCCTCGTGGGTGCGCATCGGCACGGGATAGACCTCGTCCTCGGCGTACTCGCGCAGCTTCTCGCCGTCGCGCAGAATCTCCTGCGCCTGGTCGAACACCTCCCAGTCGATCCGGGCGAGCTGGCGCACCAGGGCCTCGCGGTAATCCGGCCCGCGCTGCTTCCAGTTCTCGAACAGATGCCCCTGGCCGCGCTCCAGGGCTGAGCGGACTATCTGCGCGGCTCCCTCCACCTCGGGCAGAAGGCCGGTGATTTCCTCTTCGAACGCGTTGACCTGTTCCAACTCGATTCTCTCCCGCTTCTTGGATGCAAGTAAGGAAATGACGATTTTTATTCCACAGTCGGTCACATTTTAAGAAATATTTCAAAGCTTTTTTCTTCTTTCATTTCTGTGAAAGAAGCAAAGCCAGCGGGGGCCGGTTACAGTCCGCAGCCACCAGTCTCTGATCTCGTGTAGGGGCGGACCCATGTGTCCGCCTGGGCGCACACCCGGGTGCGCCCCTACATGCAACAACCGCGCTTCATTGAGGACGCGAAAGGCTCAGATTAACGTCATTCGCTTTTCAGATGCTTGTCCAGCCACTCGCGGATGGTCCGGTTCCAGATCATGAAATCCCTCGGGTTCTGCACCCAGTGGCCCTCATCCGGGAAATACAGCATCTTCGACTCGATGCCCTTGCGCTGCAGCGTGGTGTACACCATCAGGCCCTGCTCGGGAGGCACACGGTAGTCGCGGTCGCCGTGGATCACGAGCATCGGAGTGGCGAAATCGCGGGCGAACAGATGGGGCGACCACTGGTGGTAGAGGGTGGGGTTGTCCCAGGGCGTGCCGCCGAACTCCCACTCCGGGAACCACAGCTCCTCGGTGGAGGCGTACATGCT
Coding sequences within:
- a CDS encoding UTP--glucose-1-phosphate uridylyltransferase, with protein sequence MEQVNAFEEEITGLLPEVEGAAQIVRSALERGQGHLFENWKQRGPDYREALVRQLARIDWEVFDQAQEILRDGEKLREYAEDEVYPVPMRTHEAQQDDSLTDWEAGRQSLIEGKVAWLVPAGGSGSRLVKMLPEIYASLPFKRRYKVADEQMKEFDADCAKGQLPITPVLGKTFYGLFMEQALAIGARVQRMPVLIFMLSDETREASLTTITTHKLFPKLEKAMVLFDHGMNPVLDNDGRIIPYNGEGRLVFSGNGNGGMFKAMRGPGYKGGRNIFERLDADGIEVVGFSNVDNPVADIITPRMLGSHVLRGARLTFGVVKKAFALERVGMIVHVDRQENLEKIEYNEFPEALARRTQPGDPSRLLFEHGDVNVFLMDLAEMEAVVRLPLKMYAGKTVKTANGGRAVGNKFESFAFHIIRQVPKGKVDVKEILRAEQFMPTKNSVGRDSPATVIRALCTRNMRWLERQGARLATQSVEGCLLDLQRLMREMVEPAARGAAFHAEVRAVEDQIEEACAARATLEIDSLCDSIAALGDRAQAAKQETLKSACDHVFSVLRPGEAKAFVEFSPCYAMEAEDLAEMGVGEGWVLEEGSQVALTGHPSQVMLGAGFHAKKNSAFILDIHNEYGDILMNDDRWLTFELEDAGKAEIGQNVTVEEGAELEIHVEGSGKVVIPDGAVIRGNRTVTVPDGETVTVEG